The DNA segment CAACAGGGGGCTGATCGTCACAGCCATGAGAGACCAGGTTTCCTGGGGATTTTATATCTCCAACTTCACATTCCTTGTGGGTGTCGCTGCAGCTGCAGTCCTTCTCGTCATTCCGGCATATCTCTATCACTTTAAACCTATCAAGGAAATTGTGCTTTTCGGCGAACTTTTGGCGATCTCTGCCATAACCATGTGTATCCTCTTCATCATGGTGGATATGGGGCAGCCACTCAGGGTTTGGCACATATTACCGGTCATAGGTGCCATGAATTTTCCGGCGTCTCTGCTTGCCTGGGACGTAGTCGTTCTCAACGGTTACCTTGCGATCAATGTTACCATCGCCTTTTATGTCCTTTACCGGCTTTCTATCGGCAAGGATTACAAGATGTCCGTAATAGGCCCGCTGATCATTCTCTCGATCCCCTGGGCGGTCAGTATTCACACCGTTACGGCGTTTCTGTACAACGGTCTGCCCGCCAGGCCTTTCTGGAATGCCTCGATCCTGGCTCCGAGGTTTCTCGCCTCGGCTTTCTGCTCAGGACCGGCCCTGATGATCATACTCTTCCAGATCATCAGGAAACTTTCAGAAGTGGAGATAGATAACAAAGCGATCCATAAAATAGCAGAACTGATCGCCTATGCCATGGGGATCAACCTGTTTCTCCTTGGCGCCGAGATCTTCAAGGAATTCTATTCGGGCAGCATCCATTCAGAGCCGATCAAATACCTGTATTTCGGCCTGCATGGACATAACAAGCTTGTTCCCTGGACATGGTTTGCGACTGTCCTGAACATTTCAGCCTTTTTTCT comes from the Nitrospirota bacterium genome and includes:
- the nrfD gene encoding polysulfide reductase NrfD — translated: MVQMIRNFFIALRQIAVGDKKYYAWVSFLSFLILLGASAYIGQINRGLIVTAMRDQVSWGFYISNFTFLVGVAAAAVLLVIPAYLYHFKPIKEIVLFGELLAISAITMCILFIMVDMGQPLRVWHILPVIGAMNFPASLLAWDVVVLNGYLAINVTIAFYVLYRLSIGKDYKMSVIGPLIILSIPWAVSIHTVTAFLYNGLPARPFWNASILAPRFLASAFCSGPALMIILFQIIRKLSEVEIDNKAIHKIAELIAYAMGINLFLLGAEIFKEFYSGSIHSEPIKYLYFGLHGHNKLVPWTWFATVLNISAFFLFLFPKTRENFTTLNMACAFVITGVYIEKGMGLIIPGFIPDTLGEIYEYTPTMQEMLITIGIWASGALLYTFMLKLAIPVYTGKLRFFSKAQMVNAHDIMSRRMAVVEENTPFDDMAKLLLSKHLNDIAVVDKEGRLIGTVTDTDLISLEAGETAGKTAADIMKAPEGAIPEDIRIQELGQKLASQQASRLFVINNTGQPVGMVSGSDILKTLEHIRKE